The Chthoniobacterales bacterium genome includes a window with the following:
- a CDS encoding TIR domain-containing protein: MCHSWKDSHAYAEAIVRGLEPDLRCFIDSRDFEKGASWTIQGAQALRRSTMLIVVLSPGALSSEPVYDEVTYFVARRPHRRVVTININETYSQLPSEHRLYRLLFAERLRIPEIVAGPLETPSESVLLELKRNFRFVHQNTKRLRILKVTIALLLGLSLCALFAAGYSQKQRNLALLERNIARVGEGRFYLERAKQSISGGVGTYPLLPIYASRAVGFPTTGPVGERSKRFPQLLSPDATPDEYQDALRLAGWNLAAPVLIWSSPLVRQHANSITLLQSLPGSRLFSLDASGYSRIWNLKTNTMEGARRFEGDVSHACASLDEKVWAVCSHDGQIAIFNADTWFPIQSLAGGLRDMYLSLDEHGRRLSITGKDTVEIWEKSTGNRLQIIRLPQTNLPQSGLLSPTGDYVAVKSDGKVTVYDVATGKIFPHLPSIADTGVKAFSWCGRTERLFLVGNDGSCYITDIRGATERIAPSEPWGDGFSCFVSPSGRFAVSRPTPDSRLGKAMLWDLPAKKCLGPLQRFPGRGPVSSFWFSKDDQLLYGGSTFGTITAWQLPSGRLDARYAHGHGGPVYDVAFSPDGSIFASAGTDGTIEVWDSANGSIKQSAASPHWNSEYRRVTFLGKSGVLLALDRAGLLVRIQLGHPEPIQESFQLRPGQAFAMAVNPDTAEVAVGFTCGRIEIRKLASLHEVDRQYEIGARNDPEFRALDAKINLPQTITALSFSPGGRRLACAISAARAGTDQKVLLLDPDEPDHKILIIDPETGQKLFGFEGDKEAVNAIVFSPVGDTVASGGLDGKIRFYGCSPTPKTYPTKEVDGTPITSLAYSIDGHFFAAGTKSGKIRLWDTTINQAVADLLAHSDAVNRIEFSPDGSYLLSSSDDGTVKAWEIASDNVTFGSHVRGLLAGDSHHPTIAITMHNGGTMINVVGEETGGITGRQLSAVGLASSWAYNAQADLLVLGGNDLPGDGQSVEPDETAGRCELWRTTDMEKIATWTPRHRLVKAVAISPSGRHVATAGWEGVRLWDTANLQRPIWETSEVLFVETIAFSPDGKRLIFSSSAGKARGALFGPKAKADPRGNLFLADASNGEILRGEQVPTYSILALAINPRGDQLAVGTNGAGVFTYDLNESSFGSRVHHEQSGSVDAVAFNEDGTYLGSSSNEMGLMLWPCGVKSGFVRQFLIKGCSSIAFGADRKTLWLSAGRDIRKVDLRPADYLQYFYPNQTIDHEPSKDWFQLAGGGFNPLDKNNFLDRNQEFGFVNLRGNTLGEQYRSADGEELRNRLFWRFYNARNWPAAWAHCDQTNSEQRTSMLLGLAAENFVPTARTLLQGISIEPVSQVEIEASKGIKTMDKDKIP, translated from the coding sequence ACGCAGCACGATGCTAATTGTCGTGCTGAGCCCAGGCGCTTTATCTTCGGAACCGGTTTATGACGAAGTCACCTATTTTGTAGCGAGGAGGCCTCATAGGCGAGTTGTCACGATTAATATAAACGAGACCTATTCCCAACTGCCGAGCGAGCACCGCTTGTACCGGTTGCTGTTCGCCGAGAGATTGCGGATTCCTGAGATTGTTGCGGGTCCCCTTGAGACTCCGTCTGAGTCGGTTCTGCTTGAACTAAAGCGGAACTTCAGATTCGTCCATCAAAATACGAAAAGATTGCGAATCCTAAAAGTAACGATTGCACTTTTGCTGGGGCTGAGCCTCTGCGCATTGTTCGCGGCAGGATATTCCCAAAAGCAGCGGAACCTGGCGCTTCTTGAACGCAATATCGCTCGCGTGGGCGAGGGCAGATTTTATCTTGAGCGGGCTAAACAATCCATCAGCGGTGGAGTTGGCACTTATCCATTGCTGCCGATTTATGCGTCTCGTGCCGTTGGTTTTCCAACAACGGGTCCTGTTGGCGAACGGAGCAAGCGCTTTCCCCAGCTTCTAAGTCCGGATGCCACCCCAGACGAATATCAAGACGCTTTGCGTTTGGCCGGTTGGAACCTGGCCGCGCCGGTTCTCATCTGGTCGAGTCCGCTTGTCCGACAGCACGCGAATTCCATTACGCTGCTTCAGTCGTTGCCCGGATCGCGCCTGTTCTCTCTGGATGCCTCCGGATATTCGCGTATTTGGAACTTGAAGACAAACACGATGGAAGGAGCCCGTCGGTTCGAGGGTGACGTCAGCCATGCCTGCGCAAGCTTGGATGAGAAGGTTTGGGCTGTCTGCAGCCACGATGGACAAATTGCCATTTTCAATGCGGATACTTGGTTTCCCATTCAGTCGTTAGCGGGCGGACTACGAGATATGTATTTGTCGCTGGACGAGCACGGGCGACGGTTAAGCATAACCGGAAAAGACACGGTGGAAATTTGGGAGAAGAGCACTGGGAATCGGCTTCAGATCATTAGACTACCTCAAACGAATCTTCCACAGTCCGGCCTGCTTAGTCCCACGGGGGATTATGTTGCCGTAAAGTCGGACGGAAAAGTGACCGTTTACGATGTCGCAACAGGAAAAATCTTTCCTCACCTACCGTCCATTGCCGATACTGGCGTAAAGGCTTTTAGTTGGTGTGGCCGGACAGAGCGCCTGTTTCTTGTAGGAAATGACGGTAGCTGCTATATAACTGACATACGCGGAGCGACCGAGCGCATCGCACCATCCGAACCGTGGGGCGATGGTTTCAGTTGTTTTGTCAGCCCGTCCGGGCGCTTCGCCGTTTCACGGCCAACTCCCGATTCTCGTTTAGGGAAAGCGATGCTTTGGGATCTGCCTGCGAAGAAATGTCTTGGTCCTTTGCAGCGCTTTCCTGGGAGAGGTCCGGTCTCGTCGTTTTGGTTCTCAAAGGACGATCAATTGCTTTACGGTGGATCCACCTTTGGAACCATTACTGCCTGGCAGCTGCCGTCGGGCCGCTTGGACGCCCGATATGCGCACGGTCACGGCGGTCCTGTGTACGATGTGGCATTTTCCCCAGATGGGAGCATTTTCGCGAGCGCTGGCACGGATGGAACGATCGAAGTGTGGGATTCGGCAAATGGCTCTATCAAGCAGTCCGCCGCGTCTCCCCATTGGAATAGCGAGTACCGCCGGGTTACATTCTTGGGCAAGAGCGGCGTGTTGCTGGCACTGGACCGCGCCGGGCTGCTGGTGCGAATCCAGCTAGGGCACCCCGAGCCAATCCAGGAATCGTTTCAATTGCGACCGGGTCAGGCATTCGCCATGGCCGTCAATCCCGACACTGCGGAGGTCGCCGTAGGATTCACTTGCGGCCGGATCGAAATTCGCAAGCTTGCTTCGCTGCACGAAGTTGATCGGCAATACGAAATTGGAGCCCGCAACGATCCGGAATTTCGCGCTCTGGATGCCAAAATAAACCTTCCCCAGACGATCACGGCCTTGAGCTTTAGTCCCGGCGGTCGCCGGCTTGCATGTGCCATATCCGCGGCGCGCGCGGGGACCGACCAGAAGGTTCTTCTTCTGGATCCGGATGAGCCCGACCATAAGATTTTGATTATCGATCCGGAAACTGGGCAAAAACTCTTTGGCTTTGAGGGCGACAAGGAGGCGGTCAATGCAATCGTCTTCAGCCCAGTCGGAGACACGGTAGCGAGTGGGGGACTGGATGGAAAGATTCGTTTTTACGGCTGCTCCCCCACGCCCAAGACTTACCCTACCAAAGAGGTAGACGGAACGCCGATTACCTCCTTGGCCTATAGTATCGACGGACACTTTTTTGCCGCCGGAACGAAATCCGGGAAAATTCGTCTTTGGGACACGACAATCAATCAAGCCGTCGCCGATTTATTAGCTCACTCAGATGCGGTGAATCGGATTGAGTTTTCGCCTGACGGGTCGTACCTGCTATCCAGTTCAGACGACGGCACCGTCAAGGCCTGGGAGATTGCGAGTGACAACGTCACCTTTGGATCTCATGTCCGCGGTCTGCTCGCCGGAGACTCCCACCATCCCACCATCGCGATCACTATGCACAATGGCGGCACCATGATCAACGTGGTGGGGGAAGAGACAGGAGGCATCACCGGACGGCAACTTAGTGCTGTCGGTTTAGCGAGTTCATGGGCATACAATGCACAAGCAGATCTGCTCGTACTGGGAGGGAACGATCTTCCTGGGGACGGTCAAAGTGTCGAGCCCGATGAAACCGCAGGACGTTGTGAACTTTGGCGAACGACAGACATGGAAAAGATTGCCACGTGGACGCCACGACACAGGTTGGTAAAAGCGGTCGCGATATCGCCGTCCGGGCGGCATGTTGCGACCGCGGGTTGGGAGGGCGTCCGCCTCTGGGATACAGCCAATTTGCAGAGGCCGATCTGGGAGACGTCAGAAGTGCTCTTCGTCGAAACGATCGCCTTCAGTCCCGATGGAAAGCGACTCATCTTTTCGTCGAGCGCTGGAAAGGCGCGTGGCGCCCTCTTCGGTCCCAAAGCCAAAGCAGATCCGCGCGGCAATTTGTTCCTGGCTGATGCTTCCAATGGTGAAATCTTGCGGGGCGAGCAAGTGCCGACTTACTCGATTTTAGCGCTAGCCATTAACCCGCGCGGGGATCAACTGGCCGTCGGGACGAACGGGGCCGGAGTATTTACCTATGACCTGAATGAATCCTCTTTTGGATCTCGCGTTCATCACGAGCAGTCCGGTTCGGTCGATGCCGTCGCGTTCAACGAGGACGGAACATATCTCGGGAGCAGCTCAAATGAAATGGGGTTGATGTTATGGCCGTGCGGAGTGAAGTCAGGATTTGTCCGTCAATTCCTCATCAAGGGTTGCAGCTCGATTGCCTTCGGTGCGGATCGGAAGACTTTGTGGCTCAGTGCGGGAAGAGATATTCGGAAAGTCGATCTTCGCCCGGCCGATTATCTCCAGTATTTCTACCCAAACCAAACTATCGACCATGAGCCATCCAAGGATTGGTTTCAACTTGCCGGCGGGGGTTTTAATCCTTTAGACAAAAACAATTTTCTCGATCGCAACCAAGAGTTTGGATTCGTGAACCTGCGCGGAAACACCCTTGGCGAACAATATCGGTCCGCGGACGGAGAGGAGCTCCGGAATAGACTGTTCTGGCGCTTCTATAATGCTCGAAACTGGCCGGCCGCGTGGGCCCATTGCGATCAGACGAATAGCGAACAGCGTACAAGCATGTTGTTGGGACTTGCGGCAGAAAATTTTGTTCCGACTGCGCGAACATTGCTGCAAGGCATATCGATTGAACCAGTTTCGCAGGTTGAGATTGAAGCAAGCAAAGGTATCAAGACAATGGATAAGGATAAGATTCCTTAA
- a CDS encoding ABC transporter permease, which translates to MNGFLRDLFYSARLVAKSPTFTIAVVLSLAIGIGANAAIFSLLNGVLLKPLPFEDSGRLVVLWEKPSRQRELLWDVSGPNYKDWVEQARVFDGLSASTAATEATLATNYGAERIGVRSVSGSLFSILRLKPRLGRWFVEDELGTEERSVAIIGDALWKRHFASRHDVIGQKITVDRETYNIVGVAPPIFESFGFRTADVILPLRFNSKEMQNRDLHLLTVIGRLKSAVTLAETQAQMNNIAAQLAKIYPGVNGVPEVKMTDLLETRIGGYRGLLVILQAAIVFVLLIACTNVASLLLARWTGRQQELAIRAALGATRWSILRLSASESIILVFGGTVLGIWIADGFRRAVLSVAPADIPRLAEVRIDTSVLFGIAALSAGMAIFFAIVPLLFSGGIQINDWLRQSDRSGGAGLGRQRLRGFLVTSQVVLTVVLLSGAGLLIRSLWRLQQTDIGFQSGNLLSFHLFPQGPRYKTGDQIATFYAMVFDRLKNTPGIGEVAAVSHLPFTSGAMGNRITQPGRAQNTGEQMDAQTVLVTPEYFRTLGVRITLGRSFTVTDVQGAPPVIMINEHLGRQLFPSESPIGKQLEIEPAERLDPDNVEPRVAQIVGVVASGKQWDVTEQPHNVVYIPFAQSPVPSMFVVAETRTKSPGLADRVRDAILKLDPSQPVYDMEMMAERIRASQLARRFNGTLLVLFAMFALVATAVGIYGTLAFWVAQRTREIALRMAIGANRQQVMSLVFRKVAGLLLVGFLVGLPASVGLVRVVRSAVYQGQPSDDIFYGVAAFDPLTMCSVLVVLIGSAALATIIPAWRATRIDPARMLQAE; encoded by the coding sequence ATGAACGGTTTTCTTCGCGATCTTTTCTACAGCGCGAGACTTGTTGCGAAGAGTCCTACATTTACGATCGCAGTGGTTCTTTCCCTTGCGATTGGAATCGGTGCGAACGCTGCGATCTTTAGCTTGCTTAATGGAGTATTGCTGAAGCCACTCCCCTTCGAAGATTCCGGAAGGCTTGTCGTTTTATGGGAAAAACCCTCAAGGCAACGCGAACTTCTCTGGGATGTGTCTGGACCGAATTATAAGGACTGGGTCGAGCAAGCCCGAGTCTTTGACGGCTTATCCGCTTCAACCGCTGCGACAGAGGCTACCTTGGCCACCAATTATGGCGCCGAGCGCATTGGGGTGCGGAGTGTAAGCGGCAGTTTGTTTTCGATATTGCGACTTAAGCCCCGGCTTGGTCGTTGGTTTGTCGAGGATGAATTGGGAACGGAAGAACGATCCGTCGCAATTATCGGCGATGCTTTATGGAAGAGGCATTTTGCTTCACGTCACGATGTGATCGGCCAAAAAATTACGGTCGACCGAGAAACCTACAATATCGTCGGGGTAGCCCCGCCGATTTTCGAATCCTTCGGTTTTCGGACAGCAGATGTCATTCTTCCGCTTCGTTTTAACTCAAAGGAGATGCAGAACCGCGATCTGCATCTTCTTACTGTCATCGGCAGATTGAAATCGGCAGTCACCCTTGCGGAGACTCAAGCCCAAATGAATAACATTGCCGCACAGCTCGCGAAGATTTATCCGGGCGTGAATGGCGTTCCTGAGGTTAAGATGACAGATTTGCTGGAGACACGGATTGGAGGATATCGAGGCCTTCTAGTCATACTCCAAGCGGCGATCGTTTTCGTTCTGCTCATTGCCTGTACAAACGTAGCCAGCCTTCTCTTGGCGAGGTGGACAGGCCGCCAACAAGAGTTGGCGATTCGGGCGGCGCTAGGCGCGACCCGCTGGAGCATCCTGCGTCTTTCGGCAAGCGAAAGTATCATTCTTGTATTCGGTGGTACGGTTCTCGGCATCTGGATCGCGGATGGGTTTCGGCGGGCTGTTTTGTCCGTTGCCCCGGCTGATATCCCGCGTCTGGCTGAGGTGCGAATTGATACGAGTGTATTGTTCGGCATCGCAGCGCTTTCGGCAGGCATGGCCATATTTTTTGCCATCGTGCCTTTACTCTTTTCGGGCGGAATTCAAATCAACGACTGGCTGCGCCAGAGTGACCGGTCCGGCGGCGCTGGCTTGGGACGGCAGCGACTGAGAGGTTTCCTTGTTACTTCCCAGGTAGTGCTAACCGTGGTTTTATTATCAGGCGCCGGCCTCTTAATTCGGAGCCTTTGGCGGTTACAACAGACTGATATCGGCTTCCAGTCTGGGAATCTGCTCAGCTTTCATCTTTTTCCGCAGGGCCCTCGATATAAGACAGGTGACCAGATCGCCACCTTTTATGCCATGGTCTTCGACCGCCTCAAGAATACCCCCGGTATAGGCGAGGTGGCCGCGGTCAGCCACTTGCCATTTACTTCGGGAGCAATGGGAAATCGCATAACTCAACCAGGTCGAGCACAGAATACCGGCGAGCAAATGGACGCTCAAACCGTCCTTGTGACTCCGGAATATTTTCGCACACTCGGAGTCCGAATCACCCTCGGCAGATCGTTTACCGTTACGGACGTCCAGGGAGCGCCGCCCGTAATCATGATTAACGAACATCTCGGGCGTCAACTTTTCCCATCAGAGTCTCCCATAGGCAAGCAACTCGAGATCGAACCGGCCGAGCGCCTCGATCCGGATAATGTGGAGCCGCGCGTTGCGCAAATCGTGGGAGTTGTCGCCAGCGGCAAACAGTGGGATGTCACCGAGCAGCCTCACAACGTCGTGTATATTCCTTTCGCGCAAAGCCCGGTGCCGTCCATGTTTGTAGTGGCCGAGACGCGCACTAAATCGCCGGGCTTGGCAGATCGTGTGCGCGACGCCATTTTGAAGCTGGATCCGAGTCAGCCGGTTTATGATATGGAAATGATGGCAGAACGCATTCGCGCGTCACAACTGGCACGAAGGTTCAATGGGACATTGCTGGTACTTTTTGCCATGTTCGCTTTGGTCGCGACGGCCGTCGGAATCTACGGGACGCTTGCATTTTGGGTGGCTCAGCGTACCCGAGAGATCGCTTTGCGAATGGCGATTGGCGCTAATCGACAGCAAGTAATGTCGCTCGTCTTCCGGAAAGTCGCCGGTCTATTACTTGTCGGCTTTCTCGTCGGACTTCCCGCATCCGTGGGACTTGTGCGTGTTGTTCGGTCGGCCGTTTACCAAGGCCAGCCTTCGGATGACATATTCTACGGAGTAGCCGCCTTTGATCCTCTGACAATGTGCTCCGTACTCGTTGTACTCATCGGGTCGGCTGCATTGGCAACTATCATTCCTGCATGGCGTGCGACCAGAATCGATCCGGCGCGGATGCTACAGGCTGAATAA